In Halococcus saccharolyticus DSM 5350, the following are encoded in one genomic region:
- the purH gene encoding bifunctional phosphoribosylaminoimidazolecarboxamide formyltransferase/IMP cyclohydrolase produces the protein MTRIAGVAGNRGRNLCRIADRNPGGATLAVMLAADPAAPALDAAAERGIPTEIVERGDDESDAAHERRLLNRLNEYDIDLVCLDGYMRVLTNEFIDGAPLTFNIHPSLLPAFPGVDAHKQVLDAGVSVTGCTVHVVTETVDDGPIVTQEAVPVYDDDDPDSLKQRVLTEAEFAAYPRAIRWFAEGRLTIEDEGDDHRVRVEGDTSGGSGGDDAAGDGNGSDTDAAFPARRVTSTERAAELRYGENPHQAAAVYADPTTDAASVVDAEQVNAGAKGLSYNNYNDTDAALGLVREFDEPAAAVIKHTNPAGCATADDLATAYDRALATDPMSAFGGIVALNRECDAATAELIVESFKEVVIAPGYTDDALAVLTDEDNLRVLDTDGFGPEAGRFVEKPITGGRLVQERDKQVLAPDGLEVVTELEPTAEQMEAMCFAWQVIKHVKSNAIVFADGTQTTGVGMGQVSRVDAVRLAAMKADEHAEGTEAAGSVMASDAFFPFPDGVEAAAEAGVEAVVQPGGSVNDDDVIAAADDLGLSMAFTGQRAFRHD, from the coding sequence TGCGGCCGAGCGCGGGATTCCGACCGAAATCGTCGAGCGTGGCGACGACGAGTCCGACGCAGCCCACGAGCGGCGACTCCTCAACCGGCTCAACGAGTACGATATCGACCTGGTCTGTCTCGACGGCTACATGCGCGTGCTCACGAACGAGTTCATCGACGGCGCGCCGCTCACGTTCAACATCCACCCATCGTTGCTCCCTGCATTTCCAGGGGTAGACGCCCACAAGCAGGTGCTCGACGCGGGCGTGAGCGTGACCGGCTGCACGGTTCACGTCGTCACCGAAACGGTCGACGACGGCCCGATCGTGACCCAGGAAGCCGTCCCGGTCTACGACGATGACGACCCCGACTCGCTCAAGCAGCGCGTGCTCACCGAGGCGGAGTTCGCGGCCTATCCACGTGCTATCCGGTGGTTTGCCGAGGGACGACTCACAATCGAGGACGAGGGCGACGACCACCGAGTTCGCGTCGAGGGCGACACCAGCGGTGGTAGCGGTGGCGATGACGCTGCTGGCGATGGTAACGGAAGCGACACGGACGCTGCATTCCCGGCGCGGCGCGTGACGAGCACCGAGCGCGCCGCCGAACTCCGGTACGGCGAGAACCCACACCAGGCGGCGGCGGTGTACGCCGACCCGACCACCGATGCAGCGAGTGTCGTCGACGCCGAACAGGTGAACGCTGGCGCGAAGGGGCTGTCGTACAACAACTACAACGACACCGACGCCGCGCTCGGCCTCGTCCGGGAGTTCGACGAGCCGGCGGCCGCAGTGATCAAACACACCAACCCGGCGGGGTGTGCGACCGCCGACGACCTCGCGACCGCCTACGACCGCGCGCTCGCCACCGATCCGATGAGCGCATTTGGCGGGATCGTCGCACTGAACCGGGAGTGCGATGCAGCGACCGCCGAGCTGATCGTCGAATCGTTCAAAGAAGTCGTCATCGCACCGGGCTACACCGACGATGCGCTCGCGGTGCTCACGGACGAGGACAACCTCCGAGTGCTCGATACCGACGGGTTCGGCCCCGAAGCAGGACGGTTCGTCGAGAAACCCATCACCGGAGGGCGGCTCGTTCAAGAGCGCGACAAACAGGTGCTCGCGCCGGACGGACTAGAGGTCGTGACCGAGCTTGAGCCGACTGCCGAACAGATGGAGGCGATGTGCTTCGCGTGGCAGGTCATCAAACACGTGAAGTCGAACGCCATCGTCTTCGCCGACGGGACCCAAACTACTGGAGTCGGGATGGGTCAGGTCTCTAGAGTCGACGCGGTGCGGCTCGCGGCGATGAAGGCCGACGAGCACGCCGAGGGGACCGAGGCGGCAGGGTCGGTGATGGCTTCCGACGCCTTCTTCCCGTTCCCCGACGGGGTCGAGGCGGCAGCGGAGGCGGGCGTGGAGGCGGTCGTCCAGCCCGGTGGTTCGGTGAACGACGACGACGTGATCGCCGCCGCCGACGATCTCGGGCTCTCGATGGCGTTTACCGGCCAGCGCGCGTTCCGCCACGACTGA
- a CDS encoding aldo/keto reductase: MEYTRLGDTGLEVSRLCLGCMNFGSDAPWMIDDREQSEAVIERAIEHGINFFDTANVYSRGESEEILGDALDGRRDEHVIATKVHGRMANRPNGQGLSRRHVLEQADASLDRLGTDYIDLYQIHRWDDETPITETLSALDTLVDHGKVRYVGASTMSGWQFTKALYEADVNNFERFVSMQAEYNLVDRHEEANVLPVCRDQNVGVVPWSPLAGGFLTGKYERGEDPTEGRAADDEHTRNRFTEDNWAVLDEVRALADEKETTPVGISLAWLLAKDVVDAPIVGPRTVEHLDEQVAALSVSLSDDEIERLEAPKTPVWSREIGDV, translated from the coding sequence ATGGAGTACACCCGACTCGGCGACACGGGATTGGAGGTTTCCCGGCTCTGCCTCGGCTGTATGAACTTCGGCAGCGACGCGCCGTGGATGATCGACGATCGAGAGCAGAGCGAGGCGGTCATCGAGCGCGCCATCGAACACGGGATCAACTTCTTCGATACGGCGAACGTCTACTCGCGCGGGGAGTCCGAGGAGATCCTCGGAGACGCCCTCGACGGTCGCCGCGACGAGCACGTGATCGCCACCAAAGTCCACGGACGGATGGCGAATCGGCCGAACGGCCAAGGGCTCTCGCGGCGACACGTCCTCGAACAGGCCGACGCCAGCCTCGACAGGCTGGGAACCGACTACATCGATCTCTACCAGATCCACCGCTGGGACGACGAGACGCCGATCACCGAGACGCTCTCGGCGCTCGACACCCTCGTCGATCACGGGAAGGTCCGCTACGTCGGCGCGAGCACGATGTCCGGGTGGCAGTTCACAAAGGCGCTCTACGAGGCCGACGTGAACAATTTTGAAAGATTCGTCTCGATGCAGGCCGAGTACAACCTCGTCGACCGTCACGAGGAGGCGAACGTCCTGCCGGTCTGCCGAGATCAGAACGTGGGGGTCGTTCCGTGGTCGCCGCTCGCGGGTGGTTTCCTCACCGGCAAGTACGAGCGCGGGGAGGATCCCACCGAGGGCCGAGCGGCCGACGACGAACACACTCGGAACCGGTTCACCGAGGACAACTGGGCGGTGCTCGACGAAGTCCGCGCGCTCGCCGACGAGAAGGAGACCACGCCGGTCGGGATCAGCCTCGCGTGGCTGCTCGCGAAGGACGTCGTCGACGCACCGATCGTCGGACCGCGAACCGTCGAGCACCTCGACGAGCAGGTGGCGGCGCTATCGGTCTCGCTGTCGGACGACGAGATCGAACGTCTCGAAGCCCCAAAGACGCCGGTGTGGTCGCGAGAAATCGGCGACGTCTGA
- a CDS encoding carbohydrate kinase family protein, translated as MDDPAILVAGETLIDFLPAQPGPLSEVESFSRRAGGAAANVAIALSRFDASPWFLTNVSTDGFGDFLAAILDENGLPGRFVTRSAHPTTLAFVAHDADADRSFTFYGADSADSHLDADVVPDSVLDHIEWICVDAPVALAAEPARSALLDLCERARDHDCRVAFDPNTRRELWPDDVTLHETLDAVFARTDVVKTSVEDLGGTSFADDDPTDLAANLFAAGPHTVFLTRGADGSRAIAADRAPWGAVDVSHPGYDVDPVDATGAGDAFLAGVLHELAGGESLDETLAFANAVAALTTTETGAIDALPDHEAVTALRDACPE; from the coding sequence ATGGACGACCCAGCGATCCTCGTCGCCGGTGAGACGCTGATCGATTTCTTGCCCGCACAGCCGGGACCACTTTCCGAGGTCGAATCGTTCTCACGGCGAGCGGGTGGTGCAGCGGCGAACGTCGCGATCGCGCTCTCCCGGTTCGACGCATCGCCGTGGTTTCTGACGAACGTTTCGACCGACGGGTTCGGCGACTTTCTCGCAGCGATCCTTGACGAGAACGGGCTTCCCGGTCGGTTCGTGACGCGCTCGGCTCATCCGACTACACTCGCCTTCGTCGCCCACGACGCCGACGCCGACCGGAGTTTCACGTTCTATGGAGCCGACAGCGCCGACAGCCATCTCGATGCGGACGTGGTTCCGGATAGCGTGCTCGATCACATCGAGTGGATCTGCGTCGACGCGCCGGTGGCGCTCGCAGCCGAACCCGCCCGCTCCGCACTCCTCGATCTCTGCGAGCGCGCCCGCGACCACGACTGTCGGGTGGCGTTCGACCCAAACACGAGACGCGAGCTCTGGCCTGACGATGTGACCCTCCACGAAACGCTCGACGCCGTGTTCGCTCGAACGGACGTGGTCAAGACCTCTGTCGAGGATCTCGGTGGAACGTCGTTCGCGGACGACGATCCCACCGATCTCGCCGCGAACCTGTTCGCTGCCGGGCCACACACCGTATTCCTGACGCGGGGAGCCGACGGGTCGCGCGCGATCGCCGCCGACCGCGCGCCGTGGGGAGCCGTCGACGTCTCACACCCAGGCTACGACGTTGATCCCGTCGACGCGACCGGTGCGGGCGACGCCTTCCTTGCGGGCGTACTTCACGAACTCGCCGGCGGCGAATCGCTCGACGAGACCCTCGCGTTCGCCAATGCGGTTGCCGCACTCACCACGACCGAGACGGGGGCGATCGACGCACTGCCCGATCACGAGGCCGTGACGGCGCTTCGAGACGCCTGTCCGGAGTGA
- a CDS encoding UDP-3-O-(3-hydroxymyristoyl)glucosamine N-acyltransferase → MNIGKKARVAGSAHVDDGAEIGKHATIHDSAHIGADARIGKHVEIHENAQIEAGTRIDKHAHVHADASVGKNASVGKHVHVHENARVDEGARVGKHAHVHDHEIGGGRRTR, encoded by the coding sequence ATGAATATCGGAAAGAAGGCTCGGGTTGCGGGGAGTGCACACGTCGACGACGGTGCCGAGATCGGCAAACACGCTACGATTCACGACAGCGCACACATCGGTGCCGACGCTCGCATCGGTAAACACGTCGAGATCCACGAGAACGCGCAGATCGAGGCGGGCACGCGGATCGACAAGCACGCCCACGTCCACGCGGATGCGTCAGTCGGGAAGAACGCGAGTGTGGGAAAGCACGTCCACGTTCACGAAAACGCTCGGGTCGACGAGGGTGCGCGGGTCGGCAAGCACGCACACGTTCACGATCACGAGATCGGCGGCGGTCGCCGGACACGGTAG
- a CDS encoding sugar kinase gives MSPRVVTLGETMVLINPAESGPMKYTTEFKKSLGGAESNVAIGLARLGHDVGWISKLGADPHGEYLRSFVRGEGVDTSHVTTTQDAPTGIMFKERRALGESSVYYYRHGSAASTMTPADLPEAFLADAEYLHLTGITPALSDSCRETVFAAVERAREADVTISFDPNLREKLWDSTDEMRSTLLDLVAAADIVLPGIEEGRALFDAKEPEAIAAACLDRGADLAAVKLGAAGALVADDSTTEHVAGYDVERVVDPVGAGDGFAAGFLAGRLRGLDPVEATERANAVGAFATTVAGDIEGLPTSEELEVFRGERDAVYR, from the coding sequence ATGTCACCGCGTGTCGTCACGCTCGGGGAGACGATGGTGTTGATCAACCCCGCAGAGTCGGGGCCGATGAAGTACACCACCGAGTTCAAGAAGAGCCTCGGCGGCGCGGAGAGCAACGTCGCGATCGGCCTCGCACGGCTCGGTCACGATGTCGGCTGGATCAGCAAACTCGGCGCGGACCCCCACGGCGAGTATCTCCGCTCGTTCGTCCGTGGCGAGGGTGTCGATACGAGCCACGTAACGACCACCCAAGACGCACCGACCGGGATCATGTTCAAGGAGCGCCGCGCGCTCGGCGAGAGTTCGGTGTACTACTACCGACACGGCTCGGCCGCGTCCACCATGACGCCCGCCGATCTCCCCGAAGCGTTCCTCGCCGACGCCGAGTACCTCCACCTCACCGGGATCACGCCAGCCCTCAGTGACTCGTGTCGCGAGACCGTCTTCGCCGCTGTCGAACGCGCCCGCGAGGCGGACGTGACGATCTCGTTCGATCCAAATCTCCGGGAGAAACTCTGGGACAGCACGGACGAAATGCGATCGACGCTGCTCGATCTGGTGGCGGCGGCCGACATCGTGCTGCCCGGCATCGAGGAAGGCCGAGCGCTGTTCGACGCCAAGGAACCCGAGGCCATCGCGGCGGCGTGTCTCGATCGTGGAGCCGACCTCGCCGCGGTCAAACTCGGTGCGGCGGGCGCGCTCGTCGCCGACGACTCGACGACCGAACACGTCGCAGGTTACGACGTCGAGCGGGTGGTCGACCCGGTCGGGGCGGGCGACGGGTTCGCGGCGGGCTTTCTCGCAGGCCGTCTGCGGGGTCTCGACCCGGTCGAAGCGACGGAACGCGCCAACGCGGTCGGCGCGTTCGCCACGACCGTCGCTGGCGACATCGAGGGCCTGCCTACCAGCGAGGAGCTCGAAGTCTTCCGTGGCGAGCGCGATGCAGTGTACCGATAG
- a CDS encoding dihydrodipicolinate synthase family protein codes for MQSDSNPDPLSSGGVIPPTVTAFHGDESVDYGTTAAHARFVVDRGVDGVFPLGTNGEFALLDAEESVGVIEAVVDEVGGEVPVIAGVGAVSTYHTVRNAERAADAGADGVMIVTPYYYPLDDEGAIEHYQRVADAIDLPIYVYHIPGRTGNELSRGTLAELAEIDAIAGIKDSSKDVPWLGQTIATNPDLTVLPGADSLQFVGRVLGGVGGVSAIANAFPEIVVDLHDAYDAGDRDRARDLQETLYRIRAAFDKGPYMAGVKGALSLQGFDAGPLRSPLRRLTDEQKNELERDLQGLGVL; via the coding sequence ATGCAATCAGACAGCAACCCCGATCCGCTCTCATCCGGTGGTGTGATCCCGCCGACGGTCACTGCCTTCCACGGCGACGAGTCCGTCGACTACGGGACCACTGCCGCCCACGCGCGGTTCGTGGTCGATCGCGGCGTCGACGGCGTGTTCCCGCTCGGAACCAACGGAGAGTTCGCATTGCTCGACGCCGAGGAATCCGTCGGTGTGATCGAGGCGGTCGTCGACGAAGTCGGCGGCGAGGTTCCGGTGATCGCCGGCGTCGGTGCGGTGAGTACCTACCATACTGTTCGCAACGCCGAGCGCGCCGCCGACGCAGGGGCCGACGGTGTCATGATCGTCACGCCGTACTACTACCCGCTCGACGACGAGGGTGCGATCGAACACTACCAACGGGTCGCCGACGCGATCGATCTTCCGATCTACGTCTACCACATCCCCGGTCGGACGGGCAACGAACTCTCGCGGGGGACTCTCGCCGAACTGGCCGAGATCGACGCGATCGCTGGAATCAAGGATTCGAGCAAGGACGTCCCGTGGCTCGGCCAGACCATCGCCACTAACCCCGATCTCACTGTCCTCCCTGGCGCGGACTCCCTCCAGTTCGTAGGTCGCGTGCTCGGCGGCGTCGGCGGTGTGAGCGCGATCGCGAACGCCTTTCCCGAGATCGTGGTCGACCTCCACGACGCCTACGACGCTGGTGATCGCGACCGCGCTCGCGATCTTCAGGAAACACTCTATCGAATCCGTGCAGCGTTCGATAAGGGGCCGTACATGGCGGGCGTGAAGGGAGCACTCTCGCTCCAGGGGTTCGACGCCGGTCCGCTTCGCAGCCCCCTCCGACGGCTGACCGACGAGCAGAAAAACGAACTCGAACGCGACCTCCAGGGCCTCGGCGTTCTCTGA
- a CDS encoding PQQ-dependent sugar dehydrogenase — protein sequence MNGTNHVDATDRSPTSSRRRFLSVAAAGTLASIGGLGSVAAQSEPEIIRLGGEIAGWQGRAPDTIADETNPTLQLEAGTTYRVVWENLDGMGHNVALLDGDGNVLERTEVMSEEGATQSIEFTAREAMAEYVCEPHITSMQGTISFGDGSGGGTTTPTPTEGGESEPYISSGASVRLETIVDGGLVAPVDFEVPPGTSSRRFIADRLGQVYLHTDDGLREEPYVDVSDRMAEVGGEKGLLGMAFHPEFQSNGRFFLRYSAPLTESAPDSYSHTEVLAEFRASDGSATSASFERRLLEIPQPQDTHNAGSVTFGPDGYCYIGVGDGGGAHDNNPGHVEDWYEDNEGGNGQDVTENLLGSVLRIDVDGESEDKPYAIPEDNPLVGDAGLNEQFAWGFRNPWRMGFSDGRLFVADVGQNGFEEVSIVERDKNYGWNVREGTHCFKPGPEGSRNPPEECPSQLPPDVRGGERLIDPVIEYPHSYQGQGVGSAVIGGYVYDNDAIGSLGGKYVFGDFRKTAETETPTGSLFAATPTDEGLWELEELTIENTESGTVGAYVLAIGRDNDGGFYVLTSAETSEGRTGAVHRIRPPQSAAQRTTATPNNGSAGNATTANATAANATPMAGSTTNATVNGTPTTSATTANATTTANATPANATTSAIPAATTVTEADGTAATTTGTTATERVGNETTAAGGNESTGDAAGSSGSGPGFGVLAALSGLTIGAARLLSGRDSE from the coding sequence ATGAACGGAACGAACCACGTCGACGCCACCGATCGGTCTCCTACTTCCTCACGTCGTCGGTTTCTCTCGGTCGCCGCAGCCGGTACGCTCGCGAGCATCGGCGGGCTCGGCAGCGTTGCAGCCCAGTCCGAACCCGAGATCATCCGACTCGGCGGCGAAATCGCCGGCTGGCAGGGCCGTGCGCCCGACACGATCGCCGACGAGACGAACCCCACCCTCCAGCTCGAAGCCGGCACCACCTATCGGGTAGTCTGGGAGAATTTGGATGGAATGGGTCACAACGTCGCGCTGCTCGACGGCGACGGCAACGTACTCGAACGCACCGAAGTGATGAGCGAGGAGGGCGCGACCCAGTCCATCGAGTTCACCGCGCGCGAGGCGATGGCCGAGTACGTCTGCGAGCCACACATCACCTCGATGCAGGGGACGATCTCCTTCGGCGACGGGTCGGGCGGCGGAACGACCACTCCGACACCAACCGAGGGCGGTGAGTCCGAACCGTATATTTCATCGGGCGCGTCGGTCCGGCTCGAAACGATCGTCGATGGCGGCCTCGTGGCCCCGGTCGATTTCGAGGTGCCACCGGGCACGTCGAGCCGACGGTTCATCGCGGACCGACTCGGGCAGGTGTATCTCCACACCGACGATGGGCTGCGTGAGGAGCCGTACGTCGACGTGAGCGATCGGATGGCCGAAGTCGGCGGCGAAAAAGGACTGCTGGGGATGGCGTTCCATCCCGAGTTTCAGTCGAACGGCCGATTTTTCCTGCGCTACAGCGCGCCGTTGACCGAGAGTGCACCCGATTCGTACTCCCATACCGAAGTGCTCGCGGAGTTTCGGGCGAGCGATGGGTCAGCGACCAGCGCGAGCTTCGAACGCCGACTACTCGAAATTCCTCAGCCTCAGGACACCCATAACGCCGGCTCGGTCACGTTCGGTCCCGACGGCTACTGCTATATCGGCGTGGGCGACGGCGGCGGCGCACACGACAACAACCCCGGCCACGTCGAGGACTGGTACGAGGACAACGAGGGCGGCAACGGCCAGGACGTCACCGAGAACCTTCTGGGGAGTGTCCTCCGAATCGACGTCGACGGCGAGAGCGAGGACAAGCCATACGCGATCCCCGAGGACAACCCACTCGTGGGCGATGCCGGATTGAACGAGCAGTTCGCGTGGGGCTTTCGCAACCCATGGCGGATGGGCTTTTCCGACGGGCGGCTGTTCGTCGCCGACGTCGGCCAGAACGGGTTCGAGGAGGTCAGTATCGTCGAGAGGGACAAAAACTACGGCTGGAACGTCCGCGAGGGCACCCACTGTTTCAAACCGGGGCCCGAAGGGAGTCGCAACCCGCCCGAAGAGTGCCCGAGCCAGCTCCCACCGGACGTTCGCGGCGGCGAGCGACTCATCGATCCCGTCATCGAGTACCCACACAGCTACCAGGGCCAAGGCGTCGGCTCGGCGGTCATCGGTGGCTACGTTTACGATAACGACGCGATCGGGTCCTTGGGAGGAAAGTACGTTTTCGGCGATTTCCGGAAGACCGCCGAGACCGAGACCCCGACCGGCTCGCTGTTCGCCGCCACTCCGACCGACGAGGGACTCTGGGAGCTCGAAGAGCTCACGATCGAGAACACCGAGAGCGGTACGGTGGGCGCGTACGTCCTCGCCATTGGGCGGGACAACGACGGTGGCTTCTACGTACTGACGAGCGCCGAAACCTCGGAGGGACGAACCGGCGCGGTCCACCGCATCCGTCCGCCGCAGAGCGCGGCACAGCGCACGACCGCGACGCCCAACAACGGCTCCGCTGGCAACGCGACGACGGCCAACGCCACGGCCGCCAACGCGACACCGATGGCTGGATCGACGACGAACGCGACCGTCAACGGGACTCCGACAACGAGCGCAACGACCGCCAACGCAACCACGACGGCGAACGCCACGCCAGCAAACGCCACTACGTCGGCGATCCCGGCCGCGACTACCGTGACTGAAGCGGACGGCACCGCAGCGACCACGACCGGAACGACCGCCACCGAACGCGTCGGCAACGAAACGACGGCCGCCGGCGGGAACGAGAGTACCGGCGACGCCGCGGGATCGAGCGGTTCCGGTCCGGGCTTTGGCGTACTTGCGGCGCTTTCGGGACTCACGATCGGTGCGGCGCGGCTGCTGTCCGGACGCGACAGCGAGTAA